In Abditibacteriaceae bacterium, one genomic interval encodes:
- a CDS encoding sugar-binding protein translates to MNQSLLSRAALLCVFSGFGIGTAHAETVKKIAEPFESITWKVGDDSSANGILKTLPDVAPNIAALSKNALDIEAAYSGGGFEALKAVPSQPFVIPGNARTLSMWIRTTGGYGWVMQFKDGWGRSEANGRKLEWSLDTKGDGNWKELTFAVPADWVQPLRIDGVLSHNWGRQGEKACGHLQLDQLEIETDVSDVDATTGVLKTWRAPGTPADMKPTTGLLQKVPETPLLQATLSSTQMHNVFSGVAPEFKLDVQNWRAQPAVGSLQWKVVDADGKAVKNGTSNINVSDTASLPLPLGASRFGVYRLDSTIAWADGTKSTLSEPFAVIPVARELSEAEKDASPYGLNVLSARQPMVSTFRKAGVIWYRDYGFDFEWMTRAKGADKSYSGWPYYPKIAKLYQDNGVRVLANLKTALKPPAGNNAPDLNWTREMAGIMMAFPSIRTFELDNEYDLHAGNAPAEDKIGWKNYGNYHKKFGTIAQLLGDGQFTTVENGRAGIWPERLRKQVQSGDFGPIDVVNSHHYAGADAPEVNIINHNMGFSGDENVLSFFDQLRAAKAAGSADGKRREHWLTEFGWDTKAGPVVSPQHQAAYLARGFMMLAAAGTEKGFWFFDLDAAKSDTFFDGCGLFTFDQKPKLAYAAFAGMTQILPKPEYLGTINAGENTWGYLFRNEGKLVASLWTLDGKKGPRVDFAGAKLYDYLANPVTGSTVELGIEPVYAVGISPDSRWAKQAAYSLESPYLVTATSGDPITATIAVKNTRTSAIKGNATLQLPKGWTGDAAQTISATPGETVRVPLNLRIDPNEPLGEKFVGVSIGEGEALQTIPLRVQIQRPIVLSVRALQGAPGESDVAIRISNRSSRLINGALQWKLPTGWNAASPEIKVDALKPMEVRDITARVRWTDAWKTGESAFLEYRSVDGREAKQPLIAPRFQVFRAVNLTMDGDLKDWPARNKMPDWLLGSTEGLAEVGTYLAWSDKGLSVAVDVQNSKGSVPNPQLFWTGDVMELFVDTRDNKTARKTYEEGDHQFWFVPQFDTKRVYGGQWKRNEEIAATKFDLPGIQGAAVRKGEGYVMEFFVPASLLKNFNPAAGTKIGLNLNVSVQGQKVNREAFWPTPKSEGTGNPASWGTVMLAE, encoded by the coding sequence ATGAATCAATCTCTTTTGTCACGTGCCGCGCTGCTTTGCGTTTTCAGCGGCTTCGGCATCGGTACGGCACACGCAGAAACGGTGAAGAAAATCGCCGAGCCGTTTGAGTCGATCACTTGGAAAGTTGGCGACGACAGCAGCGCCAACGGAATTCTTAAAACCCTTCCCGATGTCGCGCCCAATATCGCGGCACTTTCAAAGAACGCGCTCGATATCGAAGCCGCGTATTCCGGCGGCGGCTTTGAAGCGTTGAAAGCCGTTCCGTCGCAGCCGTTCGTCATTCCCGGCAATGCGCGCACGCTGTCGATGTGGATTCGTACAACCGGCGGTTACGGCTGGGTTATGCAGTTTAAAGACGGTTGGGGACGGAGCGAAGCCAACGGCCGCAAGCTCGAATGGTCGCTGGACACTAAAGGCGACGGCAACTGGAAAGAACTCACCTTCGCTGTTCCTGCCGATTGGGTGCAGCCGCTGCGCATCGACGGCGTGTTGTCGCACAACTGGGGCCGCCAGGGTGAAAAAGCGTGTGGCCATTTGCAGCTCGATCAACTGGAAATTGAAACCGATGTTTCCGATGTCGATGCCACAACCGGCGTTTTGAAAACATGGCGCGCGCCCGGAACGCCTGCCGATATGAAGCCAACGACCGGCTTGTTGCAAAAAGTGCCGGAAACTCCGTTGTTGCAGGCGACGCTTTCCTCAACGCAGATGCACAACGTCTTTTCCGGCGTTGCGCCTGAATTCAAGCTCGATGTGCAGAACTGGCGCGCGCAACCCGCCGTCGGTTCGTTGCAATGGAAAGTTGTCGATGCCGATGGCAAAGCTGTGAAGAACGGTACATCGAATATCAATGTTTCCGATACCGCGTCGCTGCCTTTGCCATTGGGAGCATCGCGCTTCGGCGTTTATCGCCTCGATTCGACAATCGCTTGGGCCGATGGCACCAAAAGCACATTATCCGAACCGTTTGCGGTGATTCCGGTTGCGCGCGAGCTTTCGGAAGCCGAAAAAGATGCATCGCCTTACGGGCTTAACGTGTTGTCGGCGCGTCAGCCGATGGTCAGCACATTTCGTAAAGCCGGAGTCATCTGGTATCGCGATTACGGCTTCGATTTCGAATGGATGACGCGCGCCAAAGGAGCCGACAAAAGCTATAGCGGCTGGCCGTATTATCCGAAAATCGCGAAGCTGTATCAGGACAACGGCGTGCGCGTGCTGGCGAATTTGAAAACCGCTCTGAAGCCGCCTGCCGGGAATAATGCGCCCGACTTGAATTGGACGCGCGAAATGGCCGGCATCATGATGGCGTTTCCTTCGATTAGAACCTTCGAACTCGACAACGAATACGACTTGCACGCTGGAAACGCACCTGCCGAAGACAAAATTGGTTGGAAGAATTACGGCAACTATCACAAGAAGTTCGGCACGATTGCACAGTTGCTGGGCGACGGCCAATTCACCACGGTCGAAAATGGCCGGGCCGGAATCTGGCCCGAACGCTTGCGCAAACAAGTGCAAAGCGGCGATTTTGGCCCAATCGATGTTGTCAACAGCCACCATTACGCCGGAGCCGATGCGCCGGAAGTGAATATTATCAATCACAACATGGGATTTTCGGGCGACGAAAACGTGTTGAGCTTCTTCGACCAATTGCGTGCGGCAAAAGCCGCCGGTTCTGCCGATGGTAAAAGGCGCGAGCACTGGCTCACGGAATTCGGCTGGGACACCAAAGCCGGGCCGGTCGTTTCGCCACAACATCAGGCGGCGTATCTGGCGCGCGGCTTCATGATGCTCGCCGCAGCGGGAACAGAAAAGGGTTTCTGGTTCTTCGACCTTGATGCTGCAAAATCCGATACATTCTTTGATGGCTGCGGTTTGTTCACCTTCGACCAGAAGCCCAAGCTGGCGTATGCCGCTTTCGCTGGAATGACGCAGATTCTGCCGAAGCCCGAATATCTGGGCACCATCAACGCGGGCGAGAATACGTGGGGCTATCTGTTCCGCAACGAAGGCAAACTGGTCGCGTCGCTGTGGACACTCGATGGCAAAAAAGGCCCGCGCGTCGATTTTGCGGGCGCGAAGCTCTACGATTATCTGGCGAATCCAGTTACGGGAAGTACGGTCGAATTAGGGATTGAACCTGTTTACGCTGTCGGCATTTCGCCCGATAGCCGCTGGGCGAAGCAAGCCGCTTACAGTCTCGAATCGCCGTATCTGGTGACGGCAACTTCCGGCGACCCCATAACCGCGACGATTGCCGTCAAGAACACGCGTACCTCCGCCATCAAGGGCAACGCGACGTTGCAGCTACCTAAAGGCTGGACGGGCGACGCCGCGCAAACGATTTCGGCAACGCCGGGCGAAACGGTGCGTGTCCCGTTGAATTTGCGCATTGACCCGAACGAGCCGCTCGGCGAGAAATTTGTCGGCGTCTCGATTGGCGAAGGCGAAGCGCTGCAAACGATTCCATTGCGCGTCCAGATTCAGCGCCCGATTGTGCTTTCGGTGCGTGCGTTACAAGGCGCGCCGGGCGAAAGCGACGTAGCCATCCGCATCTCGAATCGCTCATCGCGGCTCATTAACGGCGCGTTGCAATGGAAACTTCCCACCGGTTGGAACGCGGCTTCGCCGGAAATCAAAGTCGATGCCTTGAAGCCGATGGAAGTACGCGACATCACCGCCAGAGTGCGTTGGACCGATGCGTGGAAAACCGGCGAAAGCGCGTTCTTGGAATATCGCAGCGTCGATGGCCGCGAAGCCAAGCAACCGCTGATCGCGCCGCGATTCCAGGTCTTTCGCGCCGTGAATTTGACAATGGACGGCGACTTGAAAGATTGGCCCGCGCGCAACAAAATGCCCGACTGGCTGCTTGGCTCGACCGAAGGCTTGGCAGAAGTCGGGACGTATCTCGCGTGGTCGGATAAAGGCTTGTCGGTTGCGGTCGATGTACAGAATTCCAAAGGCTCTGTGCCCAATCCGCAACTCTTCTGGACAGGCGACGTAATGGAGTTGTTTGTCGATACGCGCGACAATAAGACCGCACGCAAAACCTACGAAGAAGGCGACCATCAGTTCTGGTTTGTGCCGCAATTCGATACCAAGCGCGTTTACGGCGGTCAGTGGAAGCGCAACGAGGAAATCGCTGCAACCAAATTCGACTTGCCCGGAATTCAAGGCGCAGCGGTTCGCAAAGGCGAAGGTTACGTCATGGAATTTTTCGTTCCCGCGTCGTTGTTGAAAAATTTCAACCCCGCAGCAGGAACCAAGATTGGCCTCAACCTCAACGTTTCGGTGCAGGGCCAGAAGGTCAACCGCGAAGCGTTCTGGCCGACGCCCAAGTCGGAAGGCACCGGCAATCCCGCTTCGTGGGGCACCGTCATGCTCGCAGAATAA
- a CDS encoding ferritin-like domain-containing protein: MSEIKTAEAHGTAHLKVAGVLAAGLAAQALTARQARAATPAVTFASSTDIPGAGDVKILNFALLLERLETELYVQAVQRLQGGGSGGRDAAAGTNITPIAGVSTSTSPSGPGADLVYYKQFVKIEQEHRDFLESALGNAAIPVNKYKFTFNINNLSRRQLLDLVLAAEATGVKAYLGALPKIKTPATAQTAAAIQGTEARHTTTLSIVNNFLVTNGVLGGQILDVAPLANQNNGRDGVLEPQAVLDIVQDFIVRT; the protein is encoded by the coding sequence ATGAGCGAAATTAAAACAGCGGAAGCCCACGGAACGGCCCATTTGAAGGTGGCCGGTGTGCTGGCGGCGGGCCTTGCGGCTCAAGCATTGACGGCACGTCAGGCGCGCGCGGCTACGCCGGCCGTCACTTTTGCGAGCAGCACTGACATCCCCGGCGCGGGCGATGTCAAAATTCTCAATTTTGCGTTGCTGCTGGAACGTCTCGAAACCGAACTTTATGTTCAGGCTGTGCAGCGTTTGCAAGGCGGCGGCAGCGGCGGGCGCGATGCCGCAGCGGGAACCAACATTACTCCAATCGCGGGCGTTTCGACCTCCACTTCGCCCAGCGGCCCCGGCGCCGACCTGGTGTATTACAAACAGTTCGTCAAAATCGAGCAGGAACACCGCGATTTTCTGGAAAGCGCGCTGGGCAATGCGGCGATTCCGGTGAACAAGTACAAGTTCACGTTTAACATCAACAACCTGTCGCGCCGCCAGTTGCTTGACCTGGTTCTGGCTGCTGAAGCGACTGGTGTAAAAGCGTATCTTGGCGCGCTGCCGAAAATCAAAACTCCGGCAACGGCACAAACTGCCGCCGCAATTCAGGGCACCGAAGCGCGTCACACGACAACGCTGTCGATTGTGAATAACTTCCTTGTGACCAATGGCGTTCTGGGCGGGCAAATCCTCGATGTTGCACCGTTGGCGAATCAGAACAACGGTCGCGACGGCGTTTTGGAACCGCAGGCCGTTCTCGATATTGTGCAAGACTTTATCGTGCGCACCTAG
- a CDS encoding circularly permuted type 2 ATP-grasp protein — protein sequence MNQKLGSMEQSFSDGQARQNMPRLFPPPVKQGLFAHYRENGFYDEMFDAQGVPRAHYQGVYDQLAAMSGVEFEARRKRADLTFLQQGITFTVYGGDSGGNTERIFPFDLVPRIITARKWARIEAGLKQRIHALNLFLQDIYGEQKILRDKIVPIDLVLGCPDFRREIFGIQAPAGVHIHVTGTDLVRDASGEYFVLEDNLRSPSGACYVLENRQVMKHTFPHTFERYGVRSVDGYCSDLREGLRKSAPAGVENPTIVLLTPGIYNAAYYDHAFLARQMGIELCEAADLVVDDGHVYMRTTAGLRRVDVIYRRIDDEYLDPLVFRPDSVLGVTGLISCWRAGNVTLANAPGAGVADDKAVYAWTPQIIKYYLGEEAILPIVHTYSTAREDDLKYVLEHLEELVVKPTNASGGYGMLIGPRSTKEQREQIRQNILANPRGFIAQPTLALSRHPTFIEDTECFEGRHVDLRPFIIYDNDDIKVLPGGLTRVALVRDSLVVNSSQGGGSKDTWVLSQDF from the coding sequence ATGAATCAGAAATTAGGATCGATGGAGCAATCGTTTTCAGATGGGCAAGCGCGGCAAAATATGCCGCGACTTTTTCCGCCTCCTGTTAAGCAGGGCTTGTTCGCGCATTACCGGGAAAACGGCTTTTACGACGAAATGTTCGATGCGCAGGGCGTTCCACGCGCGCATTATCAGGGTGTTTACGACCAACTGGCGGCGATGAGCGGTGTCGAATTCGAGGCGCGTCGCAAGCGTGCCGACCTGACGTTTTTGCAGCAAGGCATCACTTTTACGGTTTATGGCGGCGATAGCGGCGGCAATACCGAACGAATTTTTCCGTTCGATCTGGTACCGCGCATTATTACAGCGCGTAAATGGGCGCGCATCGAAGCCGGATTGAAACAACGAATTCATGCGCTGAACTTGTTCTTGCAAGACATTTACGGCGAACAGAAAATTCTGCGCGACAAAATCGTCCCGATTGATCTGGTTCTGGGCTGCCCCGATTTTCGCCGCGAAATCTTCGGCATCCAGGCACCCGCGGGCGTGCATATTCATGTGACGGGGACCGATTTGGTGCGCGATGCTTCGGGCGAATACTTTGTTCTCGAAGACAATCTGCGTTCTCCGTCGGGTGCGTGTTATGTTCTCGAAAATCGTCAGGTAATGAAGCACACCTTTCCGCACACCTTCGAGCGTTACGGCGTGCGTTCGGTCGATGGTTACTGTTCGGATTTGCGCGAAGGCTTGCGCAAATCGGCACCGGCGGGTGTCGAGAATCCGACAATTGTTTTGCTGACGCCGGGCATTTACAACGCGGCTTATTACGACCATGCGTTTCTGGCGCGTCAGATGGGAATCGAGTTGTGCGAAGCCGCCGATCTGGTTGTCGATGACGGGCACGTTTATATGCGCACGACGGCGGGGCTGCGCCGCGTCGATGTGATTTATCGCCGCATCGACGACGAATATCTCGATCCACTGGTCTTTCGTCCCGACTCGGTTCTGGGCGTCACCGGACTGATTAGCTGCTGGCGCGCTGGAAACGTGACGCTCGCCAATGCTCCCGGCGCAGGCGTTGCCGACGACAAAGCGGTGTATGCGTGGACGCCGCAGATTATCAAATATTATCTGGGCGAAGAAGCGATTCTGCCGATTGTCCACACCTATTCAACAGCGCGCGAAGACGATTTGAAATACGTCCTGGAGCATCTCGAAGAACTCGTGGTGAAGCCGACAAACGCTTCGGGCGGTTACGGAATGCTCATCGGGCCGCGCTCGACTAAGGAACAGCGCGAGCAGATTCGCCAAAACATTCTGGCTAATCCGCGCGGTTTCATCGCGCAGCCGACGCTGGCGCTGTCGCGGCATCCGACGTTTATCGAAGATACCGAATGCTTCGAAGGCCGTCACGTCGATTTGCGCCCGTTCATCATTTACGACAACGACGACATCAAAGTTTTGCCCGGCGGTTTAACCCGCGTTGCCCTCGTGCGCGATTCGCTTGTTGTGAATTCGTCCCAAGGTGGCGGCTCCAAAGACACCTGGGTTTTGAGTCAAGATTTTTAA
- a CDS encoding glycoside hydrolase family 43 protein, with protein sequence MSSFLSYRNPVWDGYCADPFVLRHEGVYYAYGTGSDAGNTVGGRHFVLLRSPNLVDWECLDGAIEPTAELRDADHWAPEVAFANGKFWMYYSAAVGDAGDDAQQRLRVAVADSPEGPFHDTGHLLFPDEGFTIDASPFRDPRDGQWYLFFSKDYFEGRVGTGTAVVALADDMVTPIGSPRPVIVASADWHISKRDKDLYGRIWEQWHTVEGAHVVLRDGTYYCFYSGGAWINETYGVSYATASHPLGPWTDHHSAEGPTVLKGTSQIIGPGHNSITVAPDGETLVCVYHAWDEAHTARRLCIDPIEWTADGPRVTPTAGDGRLPL encoded by the coding sequence ATGTCTTCATTTTTGTCCTATCGCAATCCGGTGTGGGATGGTTACTGCGCCGACCCCTTTGTTCTCCGCCACGAAGGTGTTTATTACGCGTACGGCACCGGCTCTGATGCCGGCAACACCGTGGGCGGGCGGCACTTTGTCCTGCTGCGTTCTCCCAATCTCGTCGATTGGGAATGTCTCGACGGCGCGATTGAACCAACCGCAGAATTGCGCGACGCCGATCATTGGGCACCTGAAGTCGCTTTCGCTAACGGCAAATTCTGGATGTATTATTCGGCAGCAGTAGGAGATGCGGGCGACGATGCCCAGCAAAGATTACGCGTCGCCGTTGCCGACAGCCCTGAAGGCCCGTTTCACGACACCGGACATTTGCTCTTTCCCGACGAAGGCTTCACCATCGACGCCAGTCCGTTCCGCGACCCGCGCGACGGCCAGTGGTATTTGTTCTTCAGCAAAGATTATTTCGAAGGGCGCGTCGGAACGGGCACAGCCGTTGTTGCTCTCGCCGACGACATGGTAACGCCTATCGGTTCGCCCCGACCTGTGATTGTCGCTTCCGCCGACTGGCATATCAGCAAGCGTGATAAAGACCTTTATGGCCGCATCTGGGAGCAATGGCACACCGTCGAAGGCGCACATGTCGTTCTCCGCGACGGTACGTATTATTGCTTTTATTCCGGTGGTGCCTGGATAAACGAAACCTACGGTGTTTCTTACGCGACGGCCTCGCATCCGCTGGGGCCGTGGACAGATCACCACAGTGCGGAAGGGCCTACGGTGTTGAAGGGAACTTCACAGATTATCGGGCCGGGGCATAACTCAATTACCGTCGCGCCTGATGGCGAAACTCTGGTTTGCGTGTACCATGCGTGGGACGAAGCCCACACCGCGCGCCGCCTCTGCATCGACCCGATTGAATGGACTGCCGATGGCCCGCGTGTCACGCCGACGGCAGGCGATGGGCGTCTGCCGCTTTAA
- a CDS encoding transglutaminase family protein, translated as MEQIILRVGCDWVYSCDSPTPTMALAEVQDENIGGIDVGARILEESWHCEPNLPTHSFRDLYGNRTRRFMLPKGETRFGYDARVDVSALPDSVEAHAWQLPVELLDDELLHWTLASRYCPADAMSDEAWRMFGEAPLGWQRVQTVCDWIHENIVYTSGSSTVATTALNVFEARAGICRDFAHLGITFCRALGIPARYCFGYLPDINVPRNETPMDFHAWFEVWLEDETGGRWRTFDARHNTPRIGRVAVARGRDAVDCALVTAYGAANFQSLVVWAEQKT; from the coding sequence ATGGAACAAATAATTCTGCGCGTCGGTTGCGACTGGGTCTATAGCTGCGACTCGCCCACACCGACGATGGCTTTGGCCGAAGTTCAGGACGAAAATATCGGCGGCATCGACGTGGGCGCGCGCATTTTAGAGGAAAGCTGGCATTGCGAACCCAATTTGCCGACACATTCGTTCCGCGATTTATACGGCAATCGCACGCGGCGTTTTATGCTTCCCAAGGGCGAAACGCGCTTTGGCTACGATGCGCGCGTCGATGTTTCGGCGTTGCCCGATTCGGTCGAAGCGCATGCGTGGCAGCTTCCCGTCGAACTTTTGGACGACGAACTTTTGCACTGGACACTCGCTTCACGCTACTGCCCTGCTGATGCGATGAGTGATGAAGCATGGCGAATGTTTGGCGAAGCGCCGTTGGGTTGGCAGCGCGTTCAAACCGTATGCGACTGGATTCACGAAAACATTGTTTACACGTCTGGCTCCAGCACAGTGGCGACAACGGCGCTCAATGTTTTTGAAGCGCGCGCGGGAATCTGCCGCGATTTCGCACATCTGGGCATCACGTTCTGCCGCGCGCTTGGCATTCCGGCGCGCTATTGTTTCGGCTATCTGCCCGATATCAACGTGCCGCGCAACGAAACGCCAATGGATTTTCATGCCTGGTTTGAAGTCTGGCTCGAAGACGAAACCGGTGGGCGCTGGCGCACTTTCGATGCGCGCCACAACACGCCGCGCATTGGACGCGTTGCCGTTGCACGCGGGCGCGACGCCGTCGATTGTGCGCTGGTTACAGCGTATGGCGCCGCGAACTTCCAGAGCCTCGTTGTGTGGGCCGAACAAAAAACATAA
- a CDS encoding alpha-E domain-containing protein — MLSRVADNLFWMARYFERAENTARLIDVNINVMLDMGHALENAGSGAPYWNPIVRIASPFDDFRASYPKTTADAAIEWLAFGANNPNSIVSCIGAARENARAIRGAISTEMWEQINTFYLDLQGSDIARVRREGAHSFFRDVRLASTLFQGITDLTLPRDEGWNWIQIGKYLERADATSRLLDVKYHILLPSLEEVGGPIDNVQWIAVLKSCSAYEAYQRRYVARISPSRVAEFLVLDRKFPRSVRFCFDSLHRALREVSIEHGANEDSAAEMAAARVRKMLAETTMSGIIKFGLHQYLLQIENCCGEIAGKIASDYFQGALRHAA, encoded by the coding sequence ATGTTAAGCCGTGTTGCCGATAACTTGTTCTGGATGGCGCGCTACTTTGAGCGGGCCGAAAATACGGCGCGCCTGATTGATGTGAACATCAACGTGATGCTCGACATGGGGCACGCGCTCGAAAACGCTGGCTCAGGCGCGCCATATTGGAATCCGATTGTGCGTATCGCGTCGCCGTTCGATGATTTCCGCGCGTCGTATCCGAAAACAACAGCCGACGCTGCGATTGAATGGCTGGCCTTTGGCGCGAACAACCCGAACTCGATTGTGAGTTGCATCGGCGCGGCGCGCGAAAACGCGCGCGCGATTCGCGGCGCGATTTCGACCGAGATGTGGGAACAAATCAATACGTTTTATCTCGATTTGCAGGGCAGCGACATCGCGCGCGTGCGGCGCGAAGGCGCGCATTCGTTCTTCCGCGACGTACGTTTGGCCTCGACGCTGTTTCAGGGCATCACCGATCTAACTTTGCCACGCGACGAAGGCTGGAACTGGATTCAAATCGGGAAATATCTCGAACGCGCCGACGCGACTTCGCGCCTGCTCGACGTGAAATATCATATTTTGCTGCCCAGCCTCGAAGAAGTCGGCGGCCCGATTGATAACGTGCAGTGGATTGCGGTTTTGAAATCGTGTTCGGCTTACGAAGCGTATCAGCGGCGCTACGTTGCGCGCATTTCACCGTCGCGCGTTGCCGAATTTCTGGTTCTCGACCGCAAGTTTCCACGCAGCGTTCGCTTTTGCTTCGACAGCCTGCACCGCGCGTTGCGGGAAGTGAGCATCGAACACGGCGCCAATGAAGACAGCGCGGCGGAAATGGCGGCGGCGCGCGTACGAAAAATGCTCGCCGAAACCACGATGAGCGGCATTATCAAATTCGGGCTTCACCAGTATTTGCTTCAAATCGAGAATTGCTGCGGCGAAATCGCCGGAAAAATCGCCTCCGATTACTTTCAAGGCGCGCTGCGTCACGCCGCCTGA
- a CDS encoding ferritin-like domain-containing protein, which produces MEKLKTERAPERAFTWNDAPISRRGFFNRMGAAGLGVAAATVFGSSVLAGCGGGNGGGGLLNGGNNGGGGNNGGPFAGIPGANVNVQAVNYALSLEFLEADLYRQALNKASGRPLTQALDRPTPPSGSRGNYRPGGNGGSLNAGGLSSAEFSAGFLYLVQFAYVEEAHANFLKNALGGAAVQPKKYAFPGGPGNDLNAILKNILVLEETGVRAYLGAVPFITDPGTLQIAGTIYSTEARHSAAVSYLVNDGDPGPNTMSGDKEVTANPPSEKTFEKFLDPQTVLNAIQPFIVA; this is translated from the coding sequence GTGGAAAAACTTAAAACCGAACGGGCGCCAGAACGCGCGTTCACATGGAACGACGCACCGATTAGTCGTCGCGGGTTTTTTAACCGCATGGGTGCGGCTGGTTTGGGTGTGGCAGCAGCGACTGTTTTTGGTAGCTCTGTTCTTGCAGGCTGCGGTGGCGGCAATGGCGGTGGTGGCCTACTCAACGGTGGCAACAATGGCGGCGGCGGTAACAATGGCGGTCCGTTTGCGGGCATTCCCGGCGCGAACGTCAATGTTCAGGCTGTGAACTACGCGTTGTCGCTGGAATTTCTCGAAGCCGATTTGTATCGCCAGGCGCTCAACAAAGCATCAGGCCGTCCTTTGACGCAGGCTCTCGACCGCCCGACGCCTCCTTCGGGTTCGCGCGGCAATTATCGTCCCGGTGGAAATGGCGGCAGCCTCAACGCTGGCGGGCTTTCCTCGGCGGAATTCAGCGCCGGATTCCTTTATTTGGTGCAGTTCGCGTATGTCGAAGAAGCGCACGCTAACTTTTTGAAGAACGCTCTTGGCGGCGCAGCAGTGCAGCCTAAAAAGTACGCTTTCCCCGGTGGCCCCGGCAATGACCTCAACGCGATTCTGAAAAACATTCTGGTGCTTGAAGAAACCGGAGTGCGCGCTTATCTTGGAGCGGTGCCGTTCATCACCGATCCGGGCACGCTGCAGATTGCGGGCACCATTTATTCGACGGAAGCACGCCATTCGGCAGCCGTTTCCTATCTCGTGAATGATGGCGACCCCGGCCCGAATACTATGTCGGGCGATAAAGAAGTCACGGCAAATCCGCCGAGCGAAAAGACATTCGAGAAGTTCCTCGACCCCCAGACCGTACTCAATGCGATTCAGCCATTCATCGTTGCTTAA
- a CDS encoding transglutaminase family protein, which translates to MIITTLHETMWNYEQPIRGTFTEARLCPMSDASQTCREWSVSVDPLRPMSESIDYFGNLVISFNILPPHKCVVVTGHSVVETHRNPFAPTPVDTFDESRARMDYLSFDGPVEEHVEVERLAELCEISDARNRSPFDSLACFQKLNAAIWEEFLYSPDATDVHTKIGEVFEAKAGVCQDFAHIFIAVCRAAGIPARYVSGYLVTRRSRSAAGSPASHAWCEALVPGLGWRAFDPTNNLLADDYFIKLAVGRDYRDVPPTRGVYSGRAASLLRVRVHTMVHEDSVAAQMEAPLRDEHHEDSRHHVAPRELQG; encoded by the coding sequence ATGATTATCACGACTTTGCACGAAACGATGTGGAACTATGAACAGCCGATTCGCGGCACGTTCACCGAAGCGCGCTTGTGCCCGATGAGCGACGCCTCGCAAACCTGCCGCGAATGGTCGGTTTCGGTCGATCCGCTGCGCCCGATGAGCGAAAGCATCGATTATTTCGGCAATTTAGTGATTTCGTTCAACATTCTGCCGCCGCATAAGTGCGTGGTTGTGACGGGCCATTCGGTTGTAGAAACACATCGCAATCCGTTTGCGCCAACGCCGGTCGATACCTTTGATGAAAGCCGTGCTCGCATGGATTATCTGTCGTTCGACGGGCCGGTCGAGGAGCACGTCGAAGTCGAGCGATTAGCAGAGTTGTGCGAAATTTCGGATGCCAGAAATCGCAGCCCGTTTGACAGCCTCGCGTGTTTTCAAAAGCTCAATGCAGCCATCTGGGAAGAGTTTCTTTACTCGCCCGACGCGACCGATGTTCACACCAAAATCGGCGAAGTGTTTGAGGCCAAAGCCGGTGTCTGCCAAGATTTCGCACATATTTTTATTGCGGTTTGTCGCGCGGCAGGAATTCCGGCGCGCTACGTTTCGGGCTATCTCGTGACGCGGCGCTCGCGTTCGGCAGCGGGTTCGCCCGCTTCGCACGCGTGGTGCGAAGCGCTGGTCCCCGGACTTGGCTGGCGCGCCTTCGACCCGACGAACAATCTTCTCGCCGACGATTATTTCATTAAATTAGCGGTTGGCCGCGATTACCGCGATGTGCCGCCGACTCGCGGCGTTTATTCGGGCCGCGCGGCCAGCTTGCTCCGCGTGCGCGTTCATACGATGGTACACGAAGATTCGGTGGCGGCTCAGATGGAAGCGCCTTTGCGCGACGAGCATCACGAAGATTCGCGCCATCACGTCGCGCCCCGCGAACTGCAAGGCTAA